The genomic window ATAGAGAGGGGTTCATCGCCGGTACCGGGAGGACAGTCTACCACAAGGCAATCCAGGTCCCCCCAGACCACATGCTGGAGAAACTCCCGTATAATTTTGCCTTTCATAGGTCCTCTCCAGATTACCGGCGTCTCGGTCCCGTCAACCAAAAGCCCCATAGAAATAACCTTCAGTTGATTGTAGACCTCAACAGGAACAATCTCTTCATTTTTAATGCCCACACGCTGTCCTGACAGGCCAAGCATTTTAGGCACGCTCGGTCCGTGGATATCCACATCAAGTATGCCTGTTCTCAATCCTCTCAAAGATAGACTTAAGGCAAGGTTTACCGCTACAGTGCTTTTCCCTACGCCGCCCTTGCCTGAAAGAACCACAAAGATCTGGTTAATTCTTGCCAGTTTTTCCTCCAGCAACTTATCGTCTGCTGTATTATCTGTTACTTCTCCACAATTCATATTTCCTCCAGAATAGATTTTAGTTTTGCATATATTTCTATTATTGACTTGTTTGCCTTGAACCCCGGGGCGTAATCAAGGATTGTTTTTAGCTTCTTTCTACGCTTCCGTTGTTAGCTATGAGCTTGTCTCCTTTCCTACCAGTGCTCGTTTACATCCGGACCTGTCAGCTTAGCAAGACTGCTTTCCTCAAATTCCCTGATTGCCTGTACAACTGTCTTATTCGATACCGTATATACCTCAATGCCGGCAGCTCCGAGCACTCTGAATGCATTGGGACCCAGATGCCCGCTGATTATCGTTTTTGCCCCGGCATTGATGGCATTTTGAGCGCTTTGAATACCCGCCCCCTGGGGGGCGTTAAAATTTTGCATATTTTCAATCACATCAAAGCTTTTGCTTTCAGGGTCATAGATTATAAGTTTTCTGCATCTGCCGAAGCGCTCGTCAACCATGCCTTCCATGGTTCCGTCAATACTTGTTATTGCTATTTTCATTATTCCTATATCTTTTTCAATAGTTGACACATCTCTTTTTTGATATATATCTTCTCCTTTCCACCCGTGCCTGCACACATCTCTCCAGCCGCAGGGCGGGATAAATTTTTCATCAACCGATACATTTCCCCCATCTATCCTCAGTGCCTTGCCTTTAACAACAGTGTGGGCCATTTTTTCATGAGCGGATAATAAAAGGCGGTGGAATGTAGGCTGGGATACATTCATTTGCACTGCCGCTTCTTCCTGCGGTATACCGAGAAGATCTTTCAGCCTTATCGCTTCCAGCTCATCATGGCGGAGAACGACTTCTTCAATGTCCGCCATCTTTACACCTGCCGGTTTGAAGTATGTTACCTGGGGGAGAAAACCTATATTGCTTATGCACCGCGGACGTGGCATATTTTATCTCCTTTGTAGATAGGCTGTTAAATCAATGTAGTAGACCATGCTATATGAATATATATTCAAATTAATGGATTGTCAATAAAATTAGCCCGACACTGTTACTTATCTAATGGTAATATGGGATTAATGTAAAGACATTCGTACGCATGAACTATCGGCACCGATAAACAGTCTATGAGTAATTGGCTAATCGCCCAAACTATGAGTCCCAACTGATCCTGGCGCTATGGCCAAAAACAAAATGAATTCCTATAAATATCAATTTCAGATATAATAGATAAAAATCAGGGGATCCACGGATCGCCGGTAAATCAGTTCCACTGGTGCCTTTTTTCTGCGCAATTATAAAATGGAGGCAAAAAATGAGCTATGTCAGAACAATTGAGAGAACGGCAAATCAACTTCTCTTTGGCAAAACAGCCATTATAACCGGCGCAAGTTCCGGCATAGGACGTGCCACAGCTTTGACCCTCGCACAGGCAGGCGCTGCGGTGGTGATTCAGGCTCGGCGTAAAGACAGACTGGATGAATTGGCTTCGGAAATCTCCCGGCAGAACGGCAAAGTACTGGCTGTGACTGGCGATGCAAGCATTCAGGCAGACATTGATTTGCTTCTGAATCGTGCCCTGGCTTGGGAAGGAGGAGGGTGTAAGTATGATATCGTTGTTGTCAACGCCGGACATGGACTGGCAGGCGGTATCCTGAGCAGCGATGAATCCCGGTGGCAGGAGCTTTACCATATTAATGTTCTTGGTGCTACTTACCTGATGCGTCGGGTTG from Pseudomonadota bacterium includes these protein-coding regions:
- a CDS encoding Mrp/NBP35 family ATP-binding protein; translation: MNCGEVTDNTADDKLLEEKLARINQIFVVLSGKGGVGKSTVAVNLALSLSLRGLRTGILDVDIHGPSVPKMLGLSGQRVGIKNEEIVPVEVYNQLKVISMGLLVDGTETPVIWRGPMKGKIIREFLQHVVWGDLDCLVVDCPPGTGDEPLSIAQILGKKSSAIIVTTPQQVATVDVEKCIVFCRQLGLPIAGIVENMSGFVCPHCGEEVNIFSSGGGEKLSEKFKVPFLGKIPLDPDIVKSGDEEKPYMHSYANTKTAQKFDDIVERIVIFGNNERAVQRT
- a CDS encoding DUF134 domain-containing protein yields the protein MPRPRCISNIGFLPQVTYFKPAGVKMADIEEVVLRHDELEAIRLKDLLGIPQEEAAVQMNVSQPTFHRLLLSAHEKMAHTVVKGKALRIDGGNVSVDEKFIPPCGWRDVCRHGWKGEDIYQKRDVSTIEKDIGIMKIAITSIDGTMEGMVDERFGRCRKLIIYDPESKSFDVIENMQNFNAPQGAGIQSAQNAINAGAKTIISGHLGPNAFRVLGAAGIEVYTVSNKTVVQAIREFEESSLAKLTGPDVNEHW
- a CDS encoding SDR family oxidoreductase; its protein translation is MSYVRTIERTANQLLFGKTAIITGASSGIGRATALTLAQAGAAVVIQARRKDRLDELASEISRQNGKVLAVTGDASIQADIDLLLNRALAWEGGGCKYDIVVVNAGHGLAGGILSSDESRWQELYHINVLGATYLMRRVGQYMAQRKTGDIIAIGSVVGRNISPFGGFYGSSKFAVAAIAEALRREICAHGVRVSTVMPGIVLSEFQEVAGYNKENFFNTVNQFGELLEPRDIAEGIYWLLTLPPHVNINEIMIRPTGQNYP